Proteins encoded together in one Methanobacterium bryantii window:
- a CDS encoding PAS domain S-box protein has translation MKKNKNPLKGNLENTQRVNSEIEKKQLSAIVENIPAGIIIAEAPSGKFIMANKQIANIWHYPQTARADEFKKYRGFHPDGTPYKSYEWPLSRSIRTGEVVKNEEIEILRGDGTRGWISVCSLPITDDEGNIILGIVMDLDITERKHAENELKKNKMRLETIIMGSPVLTFIIGRDHKVNYWNRAMEEYSGIKAEDIVETEDQWKALYSEKRPTVADLLIEKDYERISKWYSGKCRRSKIVKGAYELEDFFPAMGKEGRWLRATVSIIEDPEGNIMGAMEVLEDITERKRAEEKLKEARDNLEEQVKERTAELRESEEKFRTLYDDNPFMYFTIDADFTVLSVNHFGAELLGYTVPELIGQPLSKIFYEKDIEFAEQNLRNAIKNYGQVFHWELRKVRKDGSILWVKETTRATKRSDGKILVFTACGDITDRKHAEKALKESEKKFRELFNKALDVIVLSEVQEDMMAGQFIEVNEAAVKTLGYSKEEFSNMTPLDLFAPDSKDQIPKIVEELKKRGSTLFEAKSVTKSRGEIPVEVNVHIFKLRGKDVALSMARNIADRKRAEEALKESEEKFREIFNNANDMITVSKIKENMPGRFIEVNEVGLKMLGYSREEFLNMTPYDIVSPESSISVSDITSEMSKKGYARHESIIVSKDGFKIPVEVATHFFKLRGKDMILAVSRDITDRKHAEEALKESEKKFRELFDQATDMITLSEVNDDGTIRGFIEVNETASKRLGYSKNELLNMTALDIYSDTSAILKMTLEMFKKGYSIIENVQIAKDGRKIPVELNTHLFSLEGKKVVLSISRDITERKKAEEELIRSETILEEASHISKIGAYEWNIKRDEFILSGEGQRIYGVKESILPFEEIMNVVYPADVMMVRRALNESLKTFKPYDLEHRINRPDGEIRYIHTRSSVLLDDEGKPGKMYGVTEDITERKHAEEQIKRLADIVDSSDDAIIGEDLNGTILSWNKGAEKIYGYSAQEMVGKPIFSLAPDSERGKTSKLLEEVKSGRKVAHYEAQRIKKNGVKIDILITLSPIKNVDGEITGISAIVRDITERKKAERALAESEEKLNAIIKSSPDSIISSDLNLDIISCNQASMDMYGASSSEELIGLNALELVDPKDRSKLMEATKIALSEERSVILELNSVTLDGKKVFPVEISGNSIRDAEGNSIGFVAITKDITERKNAERERETLIGELERSNQELQQFAYIASHDLQEPLRTISSFTQLLARRYKGQIDKDADEFIDFIVDGTNRMQAMIKDLLKYSRVQTRGEEFKPIDVQNALDNALFNLKVTIDENNAEITHDNLPVITADEKQLIQLFQNLIGNAIKFKKPDEPPKIHVVYRKDEKNGEHIFGVSDNGIGMDQQYAGRIFELFQRLHTRDEYKGTGIGLAVAKKIVERHGGHIWVESEPGAGSTFYFTIPVKEESK, from the coding sequence GATGGATAAGTGTTTGCTCTTTGCCGATAACTGATGATGAAGGAAATATTATTTTAGGAATTGTGATGGATCTGGACATAACGGAACGTAAGCACGCAGAAAATGAACTAAAAAAGAATAAAATGAGATTAGAAACTATAATTATGGGATCTCCAGTTCTTACATTTATAATAGGTCGAGATCATAAGGTTAATTATTGGAACAGGGCTATGGAAGAGTATAGTGGGATTAAAGCTGAAGATATAGTTGAAACAGAAGATCAATGGAAAGCACTCTACAGTGAAAAAAGGCCGACTGTCGCTGATCTATTAATAGAAAAAGATTATGAAAGGATTTCAAAATGGTACAGTGGAAAATGCAGGCGGTCTAAAATTGTGAAAGGGGCATATGAACTTGAAGATTTTTTTCCTGCAATGGGTAAAGAAGGTAGATGGCTGCGCGCCACAGTAAGTATTATTGAGGACCCTGAAGGTAACATAATGGGTGCTATGGAAGTACTTGAGGATATAACTGAGCGTAAACGTGCAGAGGAAAAATTAAAAGAAGCTCGTGATAATTTAGAAGAACAGGTTAAGGAACGAACTGCAGAACTCAGAGAAAGCGAAGAGAAATTCCGTACTTTATATGACGATAATCCCTTCATGTACTTCACTATAGATGCTGATTTTACTGTATTATCTGTAAATCACTTTGGGGCTGAGTTATTAGGTTATACAGTTCCTGAATTAATTGGCCAGCCGTTGTCGAAGATATTCTATGAGAAAGACATAGAATTTGCAGAACAGAACTTAAGAAATGCCATTAAAAATTATGGGCAGGTTTTTCACTGGGAACTACGTAAAGTTCGTAAAGATGGAAGTATACTGTGGGTAAAAGAAACGACACGTGCAACAAAAAGATCTGACGGGAAAATTCTGGTTTTCACTGCATGTGGAGATATTACAGATCGTAAACACGCGGAAAAGGCCTTGAAAGAGAGCGAGAAGAAATTCCGCGAGCTATTTAATAAAGCTCTAGATGTAATAGTACTATCGGAAGTTCAAGAAGATATGATGGCTGGACAATTTATTGAAGTAAATGAAGCCGCAGTTAAAACATTAGGTTACAGTAAAGAAGAATTTTCCAATATGACTCCTCTGGACTTGTTTGCACCAGATAGTAAAGACCAGATACCTAAAATCGTGGAAGAACTTAAAAAAAGAGGATCTACTCTATTTGAGGCAAAAAGTGTTACTAAAAGCAGGGGAGAAATACCTGTTGAGGTTAATGTACATATTTTCAAGCTCAGAGGAAAAGATGTAGCTCTCTCTATGGCCCGTAATATCGCAGATCGTAAGCGTGCAGAAGAAGCCTTAAAAGAGAGTGAGGAAAAATTCCGTGAAATTTTCAATAATGCAAATGATATGATAACTGTATCTAAAATTAAAGAAAATATGCCCGGACGATTTATTGAAGTAAATGAAGTTGGATTAAAGATGTTGGGCTATAGTAGAGAAGAATTTTTAAATATGACTCCTTATGATATAGTTTCTCCTGAATCATCTATTTCTGTATCGGATATAACATCCGAAATGTCAAAAAAGGGATATGCAAGGCATGAAAGTATAATTGTATCTAAAGATGGCTTTAAGATACCTGTTGAAGTCGCTACACATTTCTTCAAGCTCAGAGGAAAAGATATGATTTTAGCTGTTTCTAGGGATATTACAGATCGTAAGCACGCAGAAGAAGCCTTAAAAGAAAGTGAAAAGAAATTCCGCGAATTATTTGATCAAGCAACGGATATGATTACTTTATCTGAGGTAAATGATGACGGCACAATCAGGGGATTTATTGAAGTAAATGAAACTGCATCTAAACGATTAGGATATAGTAAAAATGAATTATTAAATATGACTGCTTTGGATATATATTCAGACACTTCTGCTATATTAAAAATGACATTGGAAATGTTTAAAAAAGGATATTCAATAATTGAAAATGTTCAGATAGCTAAAGATGGAAGGAAGATACCTGTTGAACTTAATACTCATCTTTTTAGCTTAGAAGGAAAAAAGGTCGTTCTTTCTATTTCTCGTGATATTACTGAGCGTAAAAAAGCTGAAGAAGAACTTATAAGGAGTGAAACTATTTTAGAAGAGGCTTCGCATATTTCTAAAATAGGTGCTTATGAATGGAACATAAAAAGAGATGAATTTATATTGTCTGGGGAAGGACAACGAATTTATGGAGTTAAAGAGAGTATATTGCCTTTTGAAGAGATTATGAACGTAGTTTATCCTGCTGATGTCATGATGGTTCGAAGAGCATTGAATGAATCATTAAAAACTTTTAAGCCATATGATTTAGAACACCGCATAAACAGGCCTGATGGTGAAATAAGGTATATACACACTCGAAGCAGTGTTTTATTAGATGACGAAGGCAAACCTGGCAAGATGTACGGTGTAACAGAGGATATAACAGAACGTAAGCACGCTGAAGAGCAAATTAAGAGATTAGCAGATATAGTTGATTCATCAGATGATGCTATTATTGGTGAAGATTTAAATGGGACAATTTTAAGCTGGAATAAGGGGGCTGAAAAAATATATGGTTATTCTGCCCAGGAAATGGTAGGAAAGCCTATATTTAGTTTAGCTCCTGATTCTGAACGTGGAAAGACATCTAAACTTCTGGAAGAAGTTAAAAGTGGCAGGAAAGTAGCTCATTATGAAGCTCAAAGAATAAAAAAGAATGGAGTTAAGATAGATATTTTAATAACATTATCACCTATTAAAAATGTTGATGGGGAAATTACTGGAATTTCTGCAATTGTAAGAGATATAACCGAGCGTAAAAAAGCTGAAAGGGCATTAGCAGAAAGTGAAGAAAAATTAAATGCTATTATTAAATCATCTCCTGATTCTATTATATCTTCTGATTTAAATTTAGATATAATTTCATGTAATCAGGCAAGTATGGATATGTATGGTGCATCTTCAAGTGAAGAATTGATAGGGCTAAACGCATTGGAATTAGTAGATCCAAAAGACAGGTCAAAATTAATGGAAGCTACAAAAATAGCTTTATCTGAGGAAAGAAGTGTAATTTTAGAACTCAATTCTGTTACTTTAGATGGTAAAAAAGTTTTTCCTGTGGAAATTTCTGGAAATAGCATTCGTGATGCTGAAGGTAATTCAATTGGATTTGTAGCTATAACAAAAGATATTACTGAACGTAAAAACGCAGAAAGAGAACGTGAAACCCTGATTGGCGAACTAGAACGTTCTAATCAAGAGTTACAACAGTTTGCTTATATTGCATCACATGACCTTCAGGAGCCTTTAAGGACAATTTCAAGCTTTACACAACTTTTGGCACGACGCTATAAAGGCCAGATTGATAAGGATGCTGATGAATTTATTGATTTCATAGTGGATGGAACAAATAGAATGCAGGCAATGATAAAAGATTTACTGAAGTACTCAAGGGTTCAAACAAGGGGTGAGGAATTTAAACCAATAGATGTCCAGAATGCCCTGGATAATGCATTATTTAATCTTAAAGTGACTATTGATGAAAACAATGCAGAGATTACACATGATAATCTCCCGGTTATAACTGCAGATGAAAAACAGCTTATACAGCTTTTCCAGAATTTAATTGGAAATGCTATTAAATTTAAAAAACCAGATGAACCTCCTAAAATCCATGTTGTATATAGAAAAGATGAAAAAAATGGGGAACATATTTTTGGGGTCTCAGATAATGGTATTGGAATGGATCAGCAGTATGCCGGACGGATTTTTGAGTTATTCCAGAGATTACATACAAGAGATGAATATAAAGGAACTGGAATTGGGCTGGCAGTAGCAAAGAAAATAGTGGAGCGCCATGGAGGGCATATCTGGGTTGAGTCTGAACCTGGTGCGGGTTCAACATTTTATTTTACTATACCTGTAAAAGAAGAATCTAAATAA
- a CDS encoding ATP-binding protein — MELKSLFSLNETDYLTIFENTQEEIHIHELVHDRDNKVIDFAFKYINPASTLNSTASKEKIIGKRASEIYKSPRAIADYVKAANEIIRTQKSKKFETYFESLNKHFAVSAFFLNGLFVTVGRDISEQKEAENQIMIQAEILSEVRDAVIAVDDANHITYWNKGAEDLYGFKSEEILGKIFSDVVNYRWLNVEDRKNAHQRLKTIGKWHGENLSTKKNGEEIYVESSIHAFKDDKGNYIGTISVIHDLTEPVHIKQALEKNYNRLQEAQRIGHIGNWEWDIPSNVITLSEGMYQIYGINSSNLVKYDTILNMILPEDQDIVNYNLEKALRERKPFKYEIKIRRQDGNIRIISCRGEVVTDFAGHPLNIICVEQDITERKEIEYALGEAKNELETKVKRRTKELKEANERLQRELEERKITENKLKKSQKNLKSLIEELKRSNEELQQFAYVSSHDLQEPLRTITSFTQLIERRYKDKLDSDADEFIEYIVDAAKRMQTLINDLLNYSRVATRGKDFELTNTEEILENTKFNLYASIKENSAQITHENLPKIMADKRQMIQLFQNLIGNAIKFKKPDEPPKIHIKARKDKNRNEHVFSVHDNGIGMDPQYAERIFIIFQRLHTQDEYEGTGIGLAVSKRIVERHGGHIWVESEPGAGSTFYFTLPKS; from the coding sequence ATGGAATTAAAAAGCCTGTTTTCGCTAAATGAAACGGACTACTTAACCATATTCGAAAATACACAAGAAGAAATACATATCCATGAATTAGTACATGATAGGGACAATAAAGTTATAGACTTTGCTTTTAAATATATAAATCCGGCTTCCACGCTTAACTCGACTGCATCAAAGGAAAAAATAATCGGCAAACGTGCCAGCGAGATATATAAATCTCCAAGAGCCATAGCAGATTATGTAAAAGCCGCTAATGAAATTATCAGAACTCAAAAAAGTAAAAAATTCGAAACATACTTCGAATCATTAAACAAACACTTCGCAGTATCTGCATTTTTTTTAAATGGATTATTTGTAACAGTTGGCCGTGATATTAGCGAACAAAAAGAAGCTGAAAATCAGATTATGATCCAGGCAGAAATATTATCTGAAGTAAGAGATGCTGTAATTGCAGTTGACGATGCAAACCATATAACATACTGGAATAAAGGAGCCGAAGATCTATACGGCTTTAAATCAGAGGAAATACTGGGTAAAATATTTTCCGATGTTGTTAACTACCGCTGGTTAAATGTAGAGGACAGAAAAAATGCCCATCAAAGACTTAAAACTATAGGAAAATGGCATGGGGAAAATTTAAGTACCAAAAAGAATGGAGAGGAAATTTATGTTGAATCCTCAATTCACGCGTTTAAAGACGATAAAGGTAATTATATTGGTACAATTTCTGTAATACATGATCTTACCGAGCCTGTACATATAAAACAAGCACTGGAAAAGAACTATAATCGACTTCAAGAAGCCCAGAGAATAGGCCATATTGGTAACTGGGAATGGGATATTCCAAGTAACGTAATAACCCTTTCTGAAGGCATGTACCAAATTTATGGGATCAATTCATCTAATTTAGTAAAATATGACACTATTTTGAATATGATCCTTCCAGAAGATCAGGATATTGTTAATTATAACCTTGAAAAAGCCCTTAGAGAACGTAAACCATTTAAATATGAAATTAAAATACGCCGTCAGGATGGGAATATCAGAATAATCTCATGCCGTGGAGAAGTAGTTACTGACTTTGCAGGACATCCTCTAAACATTATCTGTGTTGAACAGGATATTACAGAACGTAAAGAAATTGAATATGCTCTTGGCGAAGCAAAAAATGAATTAGAAACAAAAGTAAAAAGACGAACGAAGGAATTAAAAGAAGCTAACGAACGCCTTCAAAGAGAACTTGAAGAGAGAAAAATTACAGAAAATAAACTTAAGAAAAGTCAAAAAAATCTTAAATCACTTATAGAAGAGTTAAAACGTTCTAATGAGGAACTGCAGCAGTTTGCTTATGTATCATCACATGATCTTCAAGAACCTCTCAGGACTATTACCAGTTTTACCCAGCTAATTGAACGTCGTTATAAAGATAAGTTAGATTCAGATGCTGATGAGTTTATTGAATATATTGTAGATGCCGCAAAAAGGATGCAAACATTAATTAACGACCTCCTGAACTATTCACGCGTAGCAACAAGAGGAAAAGATTTTGAACTAACCAATACCGAAGAAATCCTTGAAAACACAAAATTCAATCTTTATGCGTCTATAAAAGAAAATAGTGCCCAAATTACCCATGAAAACCTTCCTAAAATAATGGCAGATAAAAGACAGATGATTCAACTGTTCCAGAATTTAATTGGAAACGCTATTAAATTTAAAAAACCAGATGAACCTCCTAAAATCCACATCAAAGCTCGTAAAGATAAAAATAGAAATGAACATGTTTTCAGCGTCCATGACAATGGAATTGGAATGGATCCACAATATGCAGAGCGTATTTTTATAATATTTCAGAGATTACATACTCAAGATGAATATGAGGGTACAGGAATTGGACTTGCAGTCTCTAAGAGGATTGTTGAACGTCATGGAGGGCATATCTGGGTTGAGTCTGAACCTGGTGCGGGTTCAACATTTTATTTCACACTTCCAAAATCTTAG